From Caldicellulosiruptor hydrothermalis 108, a single genomic window includes:
- the alr gene encoding alanine racemase: MNKLSLYNRVWAEIDLDNLVYNLENIKKKILPQTHIMAVVKADAYGHGAVEISRVLVKNGVSMLAVAIIDEALQLRHFNFDVPILILGFTPFELSEQVVENEISQTVYTYEQAYYLSQAAQKVGKKAKIHIKVDTGMGRIGFLCCDESIQTVLNIAKLPNIELEGIFSHFSSADDPDSDNFTHEQFMKFENFVKELNKNGVYFKYKHIANSSAAIRFPQYQLDVVRLGLILYGLYPNSSLKEHISIKPVMSVKARVINVKEVPEGFPISYNRRYITTRKSKIATIPIGYADGFTRVGSSQRHVLIKGEFAKVVGSICMDQCMVDVTDIEDVKIGDEVVIIGKQGKNEILADHLAEQIGTINYEIVCSFSKRIPRVYIKDGRVVKILNYIL; encoded by the coding sequence ATGAACAAATTGTCGCTCTACAACAGAGTTTGGGCAGAGATTGATCTTGACAATTTGGTGTACAATCTTGAAAACATCAAGAAAAAGATTTTACCCCAAACTCATATAATGGCAGTGGTGAAGGCTGATGCATATGGGCACGGAGCGGTTGAAATTTCAAGAGTACTTGTAAAAAATGGTGTTAGTATGCTTGCTGTGGCAATAATTGACGAGGCATTGCAGCTGAGACATTTCAATTTTGATGTTCCAATTTTAATTTTGGGTTTTACCCCTTTTGAGCTTTCTGAGCAGGTTGTTGAAAACGAGATAAGCCAAACAGTTTACACGTATGAGCAGGCATATTATCTTAGCCAGGCAGCACAAAAGGTAGGAAAAAAAGCCAAGATACATATCAAAGTTGATACTGGAATGGGGAGAATTGGATTTTTATGTTGTGATGAGAGTATACAGACAGTACTAAATATTGCAAAGCTACCAAACATCGAACTTGAAGGAATATTCTCTCATTTTTCATCTGCAGACGATCCAGATTCGGATAATTTTACGCATGAGCAGTTTATGAAATTTGAAAACTTTGTGAAAGAACTCAATAAAAATGGGGTATACTTTAAATATAAGCACATTGCAAATAGCAGTGCGGCAATCCGTTTCCCCCAGTATCAACTTGATGTTGTAAGGCTTGGTCTTATCCTATACGGGCTTTATCCAAACAGTAGCTTGAAAGAGCACATAAGTATCAAGCCTGTGATGTCTGTCAAGGCAAGAGTTATCAATGTAAAGGAGGTGCCGGAAGGCTTCCCAATAAGCTACAACAGAAGGTATATAACTACACGCAAAAGCAAAATTGCCACCATACCTATCGGTTATGCAGATGGTTTTACGCGTGTTGGAAGTAGTCAAAGGCATGTTCTCATAAAAGGTGAGTTTGCCAAAGTTGTTGGGAGTATATGTATGGACCAGTGCATGGTAGATGTGACTGATATTGAGGATGTCAAGATTGGCGATGAGGTTGTCATTATAGGAAAACAAGGGAAAAATGAGATTTTGGCTGATCATTTGGCTGAGCAGATTGGCACTATAAACTATGAGATTGTGTGTTCGTTTAGCAAGCGAATTCCGCGGGTTTATATCAAGGATGGGCGAGTTGTCAAAATATTAAACTATATCTTATGA
- a CDS encoding cytochrome c biogenesis CcdA family protein, whose translation MKIDILAAATAGFLSFFSPCILPLIPVYVLYLFSQKGSRLKNSLLFVLGFSIVFVVLGVLAAAVGSVFSGYSFVLKKIAAIVIVLMGLVMLDLSPDFLKRIFIHIQGKGNLDINASPLILGMVLSISWTPCVGPVLTSILSMAALSETFLKGAMLLFIYSMGFAVPFLISSFLIDRLKAFFGMLNRYSRAIEYFTGALLIAFGMLAFFDKINFFR comes from the coding sequence ATGAAAATAGATATTTTAGCGGCGGCGACAGCCGGTTTTTTGTCTTTTTTTTCACCCTGTATTTTGCCGCTTATTCCTGTGTATGTCCTATATCTTTTTTCTCAAAAGGGTAGCAGGTTAAAAAATAGCCTTTTGTTTGTTCTGGGATTTTCAATTGTCTTTGTTGTACTTGGAGTGCTTGCTGCAGCGGTAGGCAGTGTTTTTTCTGGGTACAGTTTTGTGCTAAAAAAGATAGCAGCAATAGTTATTGTTTTGATGGGTCTGGTGATGCTTGACTTGTCACCAGATTTTTTAAAAAGGATTTTTATACATATACAGGGTAAAGGTAATTTGGATATTAATGCTTCACCGTTGATTTTAGGAATGGTTTTGAGCATAAGCTGGACACCCTGTGTAGGACCAGTTTTGACGTCTATTTTGAGTATGGCGGCATTATCTGAAACATTTTTAAAAGGAGCGATGCTGCTTTTTATCTATTCGATGGGTTTTGCCGTGCCGTTTTTGATCTCAAGCTTTTTAATAGACAGGCTAAAAGCTTTTTTTGGCATGTTGAATAGGTACAGCAGGGCAATAGAGTATTTTACAGGTGCGCTTTTGATTGCATTTGGCATGCTTGCGTTTTTTGATAAGATAAATTTCTTCAGGTAG
- a CDS encoding type II toxin-antitoxin system PemK/MazF family toxin, translating into MEKVIQQNQNQPPLEIKRGDIFYADLAPHVGSEQGGIRPVLVIQNDIGNKYSPTVIVAAITSQIGKAKFPTHVEIRAGEFGLSRDSVILLEQIRTIDKVRLKNKVGKLSDEVMEKVNQAILISLGLIEWTAEGYDWKKKEGAGLKKA; encoded by the coding sequence GTGGAGAAAGTGATACAGCAAAATCAAAATCAACCACCACTTGAAATCAAAAGGGGAGACATATTTTATGCTGACCTTGCTCCACATGTTGGTTCTGAGCAGGGCGGCATAAGACCAGTTCTGGTAATTCAAAATGATATAGGGAACAAATACAGCCCAACTGTGATTGTGGCTGCGATAACTTCACAGATTGGCAAAGCTAAATTTCCAACGCATGTTGAGATTCGTGCGGGTGAGTTTGGTCTCAGCCGTGACTCTGTCATTTTACTTGAGCAGATCAGAACAATTGACAAAGTGCGGCTCAAAAATAAGGTTGGCAAGCTTTCTGATGAGGTCATGGAAAAAGTAAACCAGGCAATTCTGATAAGCCTTGGGCTAATAGAATGGACAGCGGAGGGATATGATTGGAAAAAGAAAGAAGGCGCAGGTTTAAAAAAGGCGTAA